GATTTGGCTCCACAGTGAGTTTCATTTACAGGCCATAGCATTAATGATAAAGATTTTGACTTTGAAACaactaaataatttttctttattttttaacaatatctCCAAAATCTCGTCTGGAAGTATCCGTTGCTTTTCTCTGGTTTATATAATTTTACTGAATCAGGGACAGATTTAAGGATATACTGTATTTGGATTTTAGATAGTTTGTCAATCAAAGCTGGGTAACTTCTATTGATGTTTATTCACTCATTTTAAAGTTACAATAGTTTGTTATGATTTTTGCATTACtatgtacataaatgtataaatgttcacagagaaaaaaacatgtatacTGAAATATAGACCGCTTTGATCGTTGGCTTCACATGACATAAAAATGATCTATACTGTCCAAATGACACAGtactgtttgtaaaaatgtgtgtgtttatttgtgagaCAGAGGCTGTAACCAGCTACAACCAAATAAACAGCACAACCAGCATCATCTTCCTCCGCCCCCTATGATTCACCCCCACCTCCTGCTACTACAAATATTTGGCAGAGTCCTCCAACTTAGGTCACGCGGTTTACTACAACTCAGGCAACTACAACCCAGACGGCCATGTACACAAAGATCTGAGGCACCCAGttcaccccccctcccccctgctCTTCCTGACTTTTCAGCTGACTGGAAATGAGTTGAAACCCCTTTGTAGTTTGTACATCACAGGGCAGCAAGGAGACACTGAACTGGAGGAGGTTGTATGTCTTCTAGTAGTGTGATTTTaatgatgtgtctgtgttttgtacCTGTGCTGAAGATACGGTCCCATGCTGCTGTGTGGTCCTGCCATGTTCTGGTGTTAAGGCTTTTATGGAGCTCCACTGGTGTGACCATCATCATGCCAAATGTGCTCATCATCTGTTGAGAAACATCGCTCTCAATGAAAATCTTTGATGCAATTATTTTTCTAACCTTCTTGAACCCATTGCCCCGTGAGACCTTTGTCAGCCTCCACTTATCATCTCCTGACTGTGGACGATATTGGGTGGCCCTGTAAATCCCAGTAAATACAACAAGAGTCAGTCTGAGCGGCTGTATCACTGGCTGCCGTTCAGGCTGACCCCAGCTGAAGCGAACCTGATGAACTACTTCACTGTGGGTCACAGATAAGGAAGAGAGTGACCTCTCCTGCAGTACACACAGCTACTATCAAAGGAATAGTAACAAGTTGTACTCACTGTTTTCACAGCTGTGATGAAGGTCATGGCTTCCTCATTGACTTTCTCTTGCAGCAGACCAAATCTCTTGTCATAGAGGACCAGACAAATAGCTGAATGACAGAAGTAAACCTAACTTAGTATATTTCTATTGCATAGCGTTTAAAGTtggatttaattttcattttccaatAGTAAAGTAGCAGgtcacaaaaataacacaaaggtTTAGCGGCTTCGAACAGACAACTATTAATAGCAGAGCTTAAATCACTAATAGTGATAATAAATAGTTGACAGAAGCACTGATTAGAAATTATTCCGATAAACAATCATCTTTACGTCattttttgaacaaaaatgtcttcattcCAGCCTCTTAACTTATTTGTCTCACTATGCtagcaattttaaaacaacataaagttgcgattttaattaattgaaagATAATAATAATCGAAAGATCGGTCCAGAATTGAAATCTTTCTTAGTTTCAGCCTGAACAAAAAATCTGAACTTACTCTCAAATGACCATTTATTCAGTTCGAAGTACAAGTCATTAATCTTCCCATTGTCGTTGATTTTTCCAATTCTGGCAACGAAGTCCACCAGCACCTGTTTTGGCAAACGAACAAATGTGTCGATGAGGATAATAAATACTAACTcaaatagttattattatttgctgtGCAGaccagacgcttttatccaaatgtaTGTTCATTGATCATAATGTTACCTCGTTTATTTTTCCATCCAGCTTCACCACCTCTGTCGGCTTCATGAGTTTCTGTTGAAAAGCGCTCCTCACTCTCTGCCAGTCTCTCCCCTCTCTGCAAATCAACATTTGAGATTCCCTTCAGTGCGCTTTAATAGAAATCATGTTCCCTCTGTTTGCGCTTCAAGCTGCGTCCTGGCGACTTATGATTCTTTCATATATCGAAAAAACGAGAAGTCAGCAGAAGCCCACAGTACTTACAGGATCAGCAGTCCGTACGCCTCGTCTCTTAGGTCTCTGTACGCTTTCCAGGGTTTGATCTCCAGTCTCTGAGGGTAACTTCCCTCCTTCCTGTAGAGCGCCTCTAGCAAACAAGGTGCGCCAATGTGCACCGACTCAAACGAGCCCAGCTTCATCCGGAAAATCTTGCCGAATTTCTTATGATAATCAACCTTAAAAAGATAGAAGTAGTCAGGAGTTAGTCAGAGAATCATTTGTATTACTCACAATTAACCAAACGCCATTCTTTTAAAAGCAGCCCTTCCCTCTTAAACATAGAAAACTAGGgatttgttatttgtattttaccGTACCAGTGCCTCGTGTTGTCTCGTCAGACCTCCTTTGCGCAGGAGTTCAATCAGACTGCCGACCAGAGGCCAGTTGGTGGGTCCCGGCATTGCGTCCAGGCTCTGCGCTCTGGAGGCAGCGTGAGGGCACGGCGCAGCCTCCACAGCATCCTTCTCCTCCAGGACGCACACTGAGGATGTTGGCTTAAAGTGCTGCAAGCCCACGGGCTTCTTTTTCAGCAGCTCTACAATTTGAGGCACTTTTTGTATTTGCGCCCTCATCCTTAAACGCGAAGTTTTCGTTCAATAATTGCGGGAAAATCTAATGTTTAACTCGGCTCTCTCAGCCAAGTTGTTCTTTATTAGCTCGGGTGTTTCTCTTTCTTGGAAGTGTCACACCTTACCGCAATATTTATACCCTGAGTGTGTTTATTCTTGCCCTGCACCGAACCAATCAGCGGCCTGTCCTGCATTGTGTGGCCGACGAGCCCACCATTCATTTATGGATCCACGTTTGGTGGATCGTATGACCTCAGATAGACCGAGGAAGTGCCctcgccccccccccctcgctttataaataaacacacagggCACAGCGTAGGTGACGCGTTTGCATGGCCTGCGTTGCGGAGAGACCCGCGATTGGAAGAACCGAAACTTTGGCAAAGCAAATACTACTGCCACACTTTTGCACCGTGGGCAAATATTTGATTGCAGATTgcaaactgtttgtgtgtgtgtgtgtgtgtgtgtgtgtgtgtgtgtgcatgtgctttaTTTGTGTGTTCGGGTTAAAGGGGGTAACTGGGCATTTTAAGTTCAATTGTTATTTTTGAACGTTTTTTGTAATTGATTGATCTAATAAAAGCTTCTAATATATGGATAAGGTTAGTTTGAGAATAGCATTTTGTTTCCCCATCACTGAAGAATTTTACTTCCGTTTCGAACATGATCATGTGAATAAGTCACTGCCTTTGTCATGTCACTTAAATGAATGGTTTCCAGATCATTTACCAGccagaaatgtttgaaatgaatttatttttctcaaaattgtTCCTGCTTCTATAGCCAAACACACGTGTGACATATTTAAAAGAAGCAGACTCAATTCttcttattacttttttttagttttgttgttgctggtttgttttctcataacaaaaatgcacaattattttagaatttcGTTTACCTGAAACCTTCACCACCTGATCTTTCAGTCGCTGTCTTCTCAATTTCTCTCTCCCCACTgccactgccacacacacaaacacacacacacacacgcacgcacgcacacagtACACCGCCCCCACAGAGTTGGCATGACTTAAATAACATGTGCAGGGGCCCCCTGTTACCCAGTAAAAGTCCTTATTCACATACTCATGTGGCATTAAAACAACCTTGAACTCAacgacacccccccccccccccccctcaaaaaaaccaacaaaacaacagaa
This genomic interval from Channa argus isolate prfri chromosome 5, Channa argus male v1.0, whole genome shotgun sequence contains the following:
- the cyp24a1 gene encoding 1,25-dihydroxyvitamin D(3) 24-hydroxylase, mitochondrial, yielding MRAQIQKVPQIVELLKKKPVGLQHFKPTSSVCVLEEKDAVEAAPCPHAASRAQSLDAMPGPTNWPLVGSLIELLRKGGLTRQHEALVDYHKKFGKIFRMKLGSFESVHIGAPCLLEALYRKEGSYPQRLEIKPWKAYRDLRDEAYGLLILEGRDWQRVRSAFQQKLMKPTEVVKLDGKINEVLVDFVARIGKINDNGKINDLYFELNKWSFETICLVLYDKRFGLLQEKVNEEAMTFITAVKTMMSTFGMMMVTPVELHKSLNTRTWQDHTAAWDRIFSTAKVYIDKKLKRNATRAPDDLIGDILQNSCLSKKELYAAITELQIGGVETTANSMLWAIFNLSRNPGAQKKLLEEIREVVPPDQDPCGEHIKSMPYLKACLKESMRLSPSVPFTSRTMDKDIVLGDYAIPKGTVLMINTHALGSNEEYFDEGKQFKPERWLRANTTINPFAHVPFGIGKRMCIGRRLAELQLQLAMCWLVRDFEIVATDNEPLDVIHSGLLVPNRELPVAFIRR